A segment of the Deltaproteobacteria bacterium genome:
CTCGTCGATCTCCACCTCGCCCCAGCCATAGCCCCCCGTGGCCCACAGGTTCATGCCTGCCGAGGACTGCCAGCCCACGTACGGGTTGACGCTCGTCAACGTCGTCTCGGAATCGCCCGTCACCCCGGAGGCCGTGTATTCCACGGCTCCCCGCGCCCACGCCAACGACACCCCCGCCAGAAAGTCCTCGCTCAACCTCGTGTCCACCCCGAGGTTGGCGCTCGCCACGTTGCCGTCGTAGTCCACGGTCGCCGCGCTGCCGCCGGAGAAGTTGCGGTAGTCGCCGCCTCCCCAGAACGTCAGGTTCCCGAACAAACCACCCCTGCCCGTGCCCGCCGCGTAGAGCGGCACGGTAAAGGACGAGCCCGCGAGCAGCCGGCCGAGGTTGAACGTGCCGCCTTCCAGCGCCCGCGCGTTCGTCAGAAGAACATCGGAGAACTTCGACGCGCCGCCGAGACGGAACCCCTTGGCGGGCGGGATGTCGGAGGTGGCCCGCCGGATGCGCCCGGAGACGGCATCGACGGTGCTGGCGGTCATGGCCCGCATGACCTGCGGCACCACCGACTTGACGGCCGTGTTCCGGCGCGCGGCCACCACGTTGGGTGAGCTCTGATAAAAACCCGACCCGACGATGATGTTGATCGGGCGTCTTCCCCGCGCCGTCACCACTTCATCGTTGAACGCGCGGGCGTAGCCCACCTTGGGGGTATCGGCGCTGTCGGTGTCGTCCGAGGGATCGTCGAAGTAATACTCGACGAAGCCGCCTTCCGGGTTGTTCTTCGCCGCGTCGAAAACCTGCGGCAGAATCAACTCTCCGGTCACGGCGTCCCGGACGGTCGGGGTCAAGGGTCGAAGCTCGAATCGGTTCGGAAACGCTCCGTGAAACAGAATCGCGTCGATGGTGCGATCCAGGATGTAGAGGTACACCGAACCGTGTCTCCAGGGCCCGTTCGGATCCCGCAAGGCGATGAATGCTTTCGCACTGGCGGACGGATCTCCACTCTTCAGGTGCCCCGTAACATAATTCCCCGCTTCCGTGACGAAGGCTTTCAATGTTTCCCGGTCCACCACGTCCCTGGCGGTAACGGCCGGGTCGCCATAATCGATTTGTTCCACGGCCAAGGGAGCCAGGTGAGACGAGTCGAGTTCGAATCCGGCAAGGGCCACGAACGGCAAACCCCCATAGGGGGCCGACACATAGGCGCTGGCATGACCGGAGGCGCCCGGCACCACGGAGGTCGCGTCGAACGGGGCCTCCGGTCCTCGCGACAGTATGCCGACCAGGACGGCTCGAGCGCGGACGGCCATCACAAGATCGGCGGAAGCCAAGTCCGCCAGGACTTCTTGCGGGACCCCCAACGCGGAAAGAATCGCGCCATAAATCAAGGGGTTGAGTTGCCGGCCCGTGAGGGCCGTGTCTTTCGCGTGCAAGAACAGCCTGCCGTCCAGCGACAGTGTCACGACGTAGGTGGAACCCGAACGCCAAGGACCCCCTTCTTGCCTCATGAGACACGCAAAGTGCAGGAATCGTCCCAGATCCGCCGAATCATTCTGGTTCCCTAATTCCGCGGTCACGGCCAGCGCGAACTCCATCAGACCACCGCTGCCGTCTTCCACCTGTTGTGCCGTCACGGGCGGGTCCGCGGGAGCAGTCACACCGGCGGGAAGCGGACACGCCTCACGCGTCTGCGCCAGGGCGGGGTTTATATCGGAAAAGACCGCGAGCACGAACAGGCCGGCACAAGAAACCATTATAGTCGCGGCGGACAGTGTCCCGGTTTTCATGCGAATGGTTCTCCTGCTCGGACCGTTGGCCATCACGCGGGAGGTTGGCGCGACGCCGCCGTCACGCCCGCTCGTTCATCCCCTGGATTGACGATGAAGGCTTCGCCGCGCGTGAAGAAGTCACGCACCAGGGCGACGAACCGCTCGGGCTGGTCCACCTCGACGTTGTGACCCGCGTCGTAGACGTAGAGCAGCTTGGCATGGGGAATCTCCCGCGCCAGGAGCTGGCCGCTCTCGGGCGGCATCATGCCGTCCTTGGTGCCCTGCAGCACGAGGGTCTGTTGCTCGATCTCGGGCAACAGGGCCACGAGCGCCTCATCGAGTCCGATGGAGTCGTGGTAGTAGTTGGCCCATCCCCGGAAGCCCCGACATGGTGTCGAGCCCCTCGTGGGGCGGAGTCCCGTCGAAACCGGGCGCGCACGCGCACTGCGCCGGCTCTTTGGATGTGCGAGTATATCCTTGCCCGTGTTGCATCGTCAACTACGAACCGTCGGGGTTGATGTAC
Coding sequences within it:
- a CDS encoding autotransporter domain-containing protein, translating into MKTGTLSAATIMVSCAGLFVLAVFSDINPALAQTREACPLPAGVTAPADPPVTAQQVEDGSGGLMEFALAVTAELGNQNDSADLGRFLHFACLMRQEGGPWRSGSTYVVTLSLDGRLFLHAKDTALTGRQLNPLIYGAILSALGVPQEVLADLASADLVMAVRARAVLVGILSRGPEAPFDATSVVPGASGHASAYVSAPYGGLPFVALAGFELDSSHLAPLAVEQIDYGDPAVTARDVVDRETLKAFVTEAGNYVTGHLKSGDPSASAKAFIALRDPNGPWRHGSVYLYILDRTIDAILFHGAFPNRFELRPLTPTVRDAVTGELILPQVFDAAKNNPEGGFVEYYFDDPSDDTDSADTPKVGYARAFNDEVVTARGRRPINIIVGSGFYQSSPNVVAARRNTAVKSVVPQVMRAMTASTVDAVSGRIRRATSDIPPAKGFRLGGASKFSDVLLTNARALEGGTFNLGRLLAGSSFTVPLYAAGTGRGGLFGNLTFWGGGDYRNFSGGSAATVDYDGNVASANLGVDTRLSEDFLAGVSLAWARGAVEYTASGVTGDSETTLTSVNPYVGWQSSAGMNLWATGGYGWGEVEIDESGDTQASDLTQRMVAAGVSGPLVSSDELIGGGTTSLRLKGETMFSWADIEGSGSLEQTTLSASRQRLMLEGVHERKLASGATFTPSIEVGMRYDGGDGDTGSSVETGGGLRFTDAASGLTVEGRARTLFAHSEDYEEWGVSGLLRLDPGEAGLGFAASLRPAWGRTGGGVKRLWNTGVAGPVADDQTGRVHARVAYGFGTTWGGRGVLTPYTDVSLSGAGSRRLSLGGQFKAGSWVTLSLEGVHNDQPHGADSQGVMLSANMIW
- a CDS encoding alpha/beta hydrolase gives rise to the protein MALLPEIEQQTLVLQGTKDGMMPPESGQLLAREIPHAKLLYVYDAGHNVEVDQPERFVALVRDFFTRGEAFIVNPGDERAGVTAASRQPPA